One part of the Glycine soja cultivar W05 chromosome 11, ASM419377v2, whole genome shotgun sequence genome encodes these proteins:
- the LOC114377537 gene encoding putative disease resistance RPP13-like protein 1 isoform X1, producing MAVELIAGALLSSFLQVAFEKLASPQVLDFFHGKKLDETLLRKLKIKLQSIDALADDAERKQFADPRVRNWLLEVKDMVFDAEDLLDEIQYEFSKWELEAESESESQTCTGCTCKVPNFFKSSPASSFNREIKSRMEKILDSLEFLSSQKDDLGLKNASGVGVGSELGSEVPQISQSTSLVVESDIYGRDEDKKMIFDWLTSDNGNPNQPSILSIVGMGGMGKTTLAQHVFNDPRIQETKFAVKAWVCVSDDFDVFRVTRTILEAITKSTDDSRDLEMVHGRLKEKLTGKKFLLVLDDVWNENRLKWEAVLKPLVFGAQGSRIIATTRSKEVASTMRSKEHLLEQLQEDHCWKLFAKHAFQDDNIQPNPDCKEIGTKIVEKCKGLPLALKTMGSLLHNKSSVREWESILQSEIWEFSTECSGIVPALALSYHHLPSHLKRCFAYCALFPKDYEFDKECLIQLWMAENFLQCPQQGKSPEEVAEQYFNDLLSRCFFQQSSNIEGTHFVMHDLLNDLAKYICGDICFRSDDDQAKDTPKATRHFSVAINHIRDFDGFGTLCDTKKLRTYMPTSGRMKPDSRYRWQSWHCKMPIHELLSKFNYLHILSLSDCHDLREVPDSIGNLKYLRSLDLSNTEIVKLPESICSLYNLQILKLNCCGSLKELPSNLHKLTDLHRLELTYSGVRKVPAHLGKLKYLQVLMSPFKVGKSREFSIQQLGELNLHGSLLIQNLQNVENPSDAIAVDLKNKTHLVEVELEWDSDWNPDDSTKERDEIVIENLQPSKHLEKLRMRNYGGKQFPRWLLNNSLLNVVSLTLENCQSCQRLPPLGLLPLLKELSIEGLDGIVSINADFFGSSSCSFTSLESLMFHSMKEWEEWECKGVTGAFPRLQRLSIVRCPKLKGLPPLGLLPFLKELLIERLDGIVSINADFFGSSSCSFTSLESLKFFDMKEWEEWECKGVTGAFPRLQRLSIEDCPKLKGHLPEQLCHLNYLKISGWDSLTTIPLDMFPILKELDLWKCPNLQRISQGQAHNHLQTLNVIECPQLESLPEGMHVLLPSLHHLVIYDCPKVEMFPEGGLPSNLKEMGLHGSYKLIYLLKSALGGNHSLETLDIGRVDVECLPEEGVLPHSLVNLWIRECGDLKRLDYKGLCHLSSLKTLLLWDCPRLQCLPEEGLPKSISTLNIRRCRLLKQRCREPEGEDWPKIAHIEDVYCE from the coding sequence ATGGCAGTAGAATTAATTGCTGGtgctcttctttcttctttccttcagGTTGCATTTGAAAAGCTTGCTTCTCCTCAAGTTCTGGACTTCTTTcacggaaaaaaacttgatgagACGCTTCTGAGAAAGTTGAAAATTAAGCTGCAGTCCATCGATGCTCTGGCTGATGATGCTGAACGAAAGCAGTTCGCAGATCCACGCGTGAGAAACTGGCTTCTTGAGGTCAAAGATATGGTTTTTGATGCAGAGGATCTCTTGGATGAAATACAATATGAATTCTCCAAATGGGAACTCGAAgctgaatctgaatctgaatcTCAGACCTGTACCGGCTGTACTTGCAAGGTACCAAATTTCTTCAAATCTTCTCCTGCTAGTTCCTTTAACAGGGAAATTAAATCCAGGATGGAAAAAATCCTTGATAGCTTAGAATTTCTCTCAAGCCAAAAGGATGATCTAGGCTTGAAAAATGCTAGTGGCGTTGGCGTTGGATCAGAATTGGGTAGTGAAGTACCACAGATATCACAATCAACATCTTTGGTGGTTGAAAGTGATATTTATGGCAGAGACGAagacaaaaaaatgatttttgattGGCTGACATCTGACAACGGCAATCCTAACCAGCCATCGATACTTTCTATTGTGGGCATGGGTGGGATGGGTAAGACCACACTTGCTCAACATGTATTCAATGACCCTAGGATCCAGGAGACTAAATTTGCTGTCAAAGCTTGGGTCTGTGTTTCAGATGATTTTGATGTTTTCAGGGTAACAAGAACAATTCTTGAGGCCATCACTAAATCGACTGATGATAGTAGAGACCTAGAGATGGTTCACGGaagattgaaagaaaaattgacGGGGAAGAAATTTCTTCTTGTTTTGGATGACGTTTGGAACGAAAACCGACTTAAATGGGAAGCTGTGCTAAAACCTCTTGTTTTTGGAGCTCAGGGGAGTAGAATTATTGCCACCACACGTAGTAAGGAAGTTGCTTCTACCATGAGGTCAAAAGAACACCTCCTGGAGCAATTACAAGAAGATCATTGCTGGAAGTTGTTTGCTAAACATGCATTCCAAGATGATAATATTCAACCAAATCCAGATTGCAAGGAGATTGGCACGAAGATAGTTGAAAAATGTAAAGGACTTCCTCTGGCCTTGAAAACAATGGGAAGTCTATTACACAACAAGTCATCTGTTAGGGAATGGGAAAGCATATTGCAGAGCGAGATATGGGAATTTTCAACAGAGTGTAGTGGTATTGTACCGGCTTTAGCACTAAGCTATCACCATCTTCCTTCTCATCTAAAGAGATGTTTTGCTTATTGTGCCTTATTCCCCAAAGATTATGAGTTTGATAAGGAGTGCTTAATACAATTGTGGATGGCTGAAAATTTTCTACAATGTCCTCAACAGGGTAAGAGTCCAGAAGAAGTTGCTGAACAGTACTTCAATGATCTATTATCAAGGTGCTTCTTTCAACAATCAAGTAACATAGAGGGAACACATTTTGTCATGCATGACCTTCTCAACGATTTGGCAAAATATATTTGTGGGGACATTTGTTTCAGATCAGACGATGACCAAGCAAAAGATACACCAAAAGCAACCCGTCATTTTTCAGTTGCAATCAATCACATTCGAGACTTTGATGGGTTTGGAACTCTATGTGACACAAAAAAGTTACGTACTTATATGCCAACAAGTGGCAGAATGAAGCCTGATTCCCGCTACCGTTGGCAGAGTTGGCATTGTAAGATGCCAATACATGAATTGTTGTCCAAGTTTAATTACTTACATATCTTATCTCTGTCTGATTGTCATGACCTAAGAGAGGTGCCTGACTCTATAGGTAATCTTAAATATCTCCGTTCATTAGACTTATCCAATACTGAAATAGTAAAACTACCTGAATCAATATGTTCACTCTACAACTTGCAAATACTGAAGCTGAATTGTTGTGGAAGTTTGAAGGAGCTGCCCTCAAATTTGCATAAACTCACTGATTTGCATCGCCTTGAATTAACATATTCTGGAGTGAGAAAGGTACCAGCACATTTGGGAAAACTGAAGTATCTTCAAGTATTAATGAGTCCGTTTAAGGTTGGCAAAAGTAGGGAGTTCAGTATCCAGCAGCTAGGAGAACTCAATCTTCATGGAAGTCTATTAATTCAGAACCTGCAGAATGTTGAGAATCCCTCAGATGCAATAGCGgtggatttaaaaaataaaacacacctTGTGGAGGTAGAGTTAGAATGGGATTCAGATTGGAACCCTGATGATTCAACAAAAGAAAGGGATGAAATTGTAATCGAGAATCTACAGCCTTCCAAACACTTGGAGAAGTTGAGGATGAGGAACTATGGGGGTAAACAATTTCCAAGGTGGTTATTAAACAATTCATTATTGAATGTGGTATCCTTAACCTTGGAGAACTGTCAATCTTGTCAACGTTTGCCTCCCCTTGGACTTTTGCCATTGCTGAAGGAGCTTTCAATTGAAGGGCTTGATGGGATTGTGAGTATTAATGCTGATTTTTTCGGGAGTAgctcttgttcatttacgtccTTGGAATCTTTGATGTTCCACAGTATGAAGGAATGGGAAGAATGGGAATGTAAAGGTGTGACAGGTGCTTTTCCACGTCTTCAACGCCTTTCTATAGTGCGTTGTCCCAAGCTGAAAGGTTTGCCTCCCCTTGGACTTTTGCCATTTCTGAAGGAGCTTTTAATTGAAAGGCTTGATGGGATTGTGAGTATTAATGCTGATTTTTTCGGGAGTAGCTCTTGTTCATTTACATCCTTGGAATCTTTGAAGTTCTTCGATATGAAGGAATGGGAAGAATGGGAATGTAAAGGTGTGACAGGTGCTTTTCCACGTCTTCAACGTCTTTCTATAGAGGATTGTCCCAAGCTGAAAGGGCACTTGCCAGAGCAACtatgtcatttaaattatcTAAAGATTTCTGGATGGGACTCTCTAACGACCATTCCGCTAGATATGTTCCCAATACTCAAGGAGCTTGATCTCTGGAAGTGTCCTAATCTACAGAGGATTTCACAGGGGCAGGCTCATAATCATCTCCAGACTCTGAATGTCATAGAGTGCCCCCAATTAGAATCATTGCCTGAAGGAATGCATGTCCTCCTTCCATCTCTTCATCATCTGGTCATATATGATTGTCCAAAAGTTGAAATGTTTCCAGAAGGAGgtttgccatcaaatttaaaagaaatgggTCTCCATGGTAGTTACAAACTTATCTACTTATTGAAAAGTGCCTTGGGAGGCAATCACTCTCTAGAAACCTTAGATATTGGAAGAGTGGATGTTGAGTGTCTTCCTGAGGAAGGTGTACTGCCACACTCTCTTGTTAATCTATGGATAAGGGAGTGTGGAGATCTAAAAAGACTGGACTACAAAGGTCTCTGCCACCTCTCCTCTCTCAAGACATTGCTTCTTTGGGACTGCCCCAGGCTCCAATGCTTACCAGAGGAGGGTCTGCCCAAATCCATTTCAACTTTGAACATTCGGAGGTGTCGGTTGCTCAAACAACGTTGCCGGGAACCCGAAGGCGAAGACTGGCCAAAGATTGCTCACATTGAAGACGTGTATTGTGAATAA
- the LOC114377537 gene encoding putative disease resistance RPP13-like protein 1 isoform X2: MAVELIAGALLSSFLQVAFEKLASPQVLDFFHGKKLDETLLRKLKIKLQSIDALADDAERKQFADPRVRNWLLEVKDMVFDAEDLLDEIQYEFSKWELEAESESESQTCTGCTCKVPNFFKSSPASSFNREIKSRMEKILDSLEFLSSQKDDLGLKNASGVGVGSELGSEVPQISQSTSLVVESDIYGRDEDKKMIFDWLTSDNGNPNQPSILSIVGMGGMGKTTLAQHVFNDPRIQETKFAVKAWVCVSDDFDVFRVTRTILEAITKSTDDSRDLEMVHGRLKEKLTGKKFLLVLDDVWNENRLKWEAVLKPLVFGAQGSRIIATTRSKEVASTMRSKEHLLEQLQEDHCWKLFAKHAFQDDNIQPNPDCKEIGTKIVEKCKGLPLALKTMGSLLHNKSSVREWESILQSEIWEFSTECSGIVPALALSYHHLPSHLKRCFAYCALFPKDYEFDKECLIQLWMAENFLQCPQQGKSPEEVAEQYFNDLLSRCFFQQSSNIEGTHFVMHDLLNDLAKYICGDICFRSDDDQAKDTPKATRHFSVAINHIRDFDGFGTLCDTKKLRTYMPTSGRMKPDSRYRWQSWHCKMPIHELLSKFNYLHILSLSDCHDLREVPDSIGNLKYLRSLDLSNTEIVKLPESICSLYNLQILKLNCCGSLKELPSNLHKLTDLHRLELTYSGVRKVPAHLGKLKYLQVLMSPFKVGKSREFSIQQLGELNLHGSLLIQNLQNVENPSDAIAVDLKNKTHLVEVELEWDSDWNPDDSTKERDEIVIENLQPSKHLEKLRMRNYGGKQFPRWLLNNSLLNVVSLTLENCQSCQRLPPLGLLPLLKELSIEGLDGIVSINADFFGSSSCSFTSLESLMFHSMKEWEEWECKGVTGAFPRLQRLSIVRCPKLKGHLPEQLCHLNYLKISGWDSLTTIPLDMFPILKELDLWKCPNLQRISQGQAHNHLQTLNVIECPQLESLPEGMHVLLPSLHHLVIYDCPKVEMFPEGGLPSNLKEMGLHGSYKLIYLLKSALGGNHSLETLDIGRVDVECLPEEGVLPHSLVNLWIRECGDLKRLDYKGLCHLSSLKTLLLWDCPRLQCLPEEGLPKSISTLNIRRCRLLKQRCREPEGEDWPKIAHIEDVYCE; this comes from the exons ATGGCAGTAGAATTAATTGCTGGtgctcttctttcttctttccttcagGTTGCATTTGAAAAGCTTGCTTCTCCTCAAGTTCTGGACTTCTTTcacggaaaaaaacttgatgagACGCTTCTGAGAAAGTTGAAAATTAAGCTGCAGTCCATCGATGCTCTGGCTGATGATGCTGAACGAAAGCAGTTCGCAGATCCACGCGTGAGAAACTGGCTTCTTGAGGTCAAAGATATGGTTTTTGATGCAGAGGATCTCTTGGATGAAATACAATATGAATTCTCCAAATGGGAACTCGAAgctgaatctgaatctgaatcTCAGACCTGTACCGGCTGTACTTGCAAGGTACCAAATTTCTTCAAATCTTCTCCTGCTAGTTCCTTTAACAGGGAAATTAAATCCAGGATGGAAAAAATCCTTGATAGCTTAGAATTTCTCTCAAGCCAAAAGGATGATCTAGGCTTGAAAAATGCTAGTGGCGTTGGCGTTGGATCAGAATTGGGTAGTGAAGTACCACAGATATCACAATCAACATCTTTGGTGGTTGAAAGTGATATTTATGGCAGAGACGAagacaaaaaaatgatttttgattGGCTGACATCTGACAACGGCAATCCTAACCAGCCATCGATACTTTCTATTGTGGGCATGGGTGGGATGGGTAAGACCACACTTGCTCAACATGTATTCAATGACCCTAGGATCCAGGAGACTAAATTTGCTGTCAAAGCTTGGGTCTGTGTTTCAGATGATTTTGATGTTTTCAGGGTAACAAGAACAATTCTTGAGGCCATCACTAAATCGACTGATGATAGTAGAGACCTAGAGATGGTTCACGGaagattgaaagaaaaattgacGGGGAAGAAATTTCTTCTTGTTTTGGATGACGTTTGGAACGAAAACCGACTTAAATGGGAAGCTGTGCTAAAACCTCTTGTTTTTGGAGCTCAGGGGAGTAGAATTATTGCCACCACACGTAGTAAGGAAGTTGCTTCTACCATGAGGTCAAAAGAACACCTCCTGGAGCAATTACAAGAAGATCATTGCTGGAAGTTGTTTGCTAAACATGCATTCCAAGATGATAATATTCAACCAAATCCAGATTGCAAGGAGATTGGCACGAAGATAGTTGAAAAATGTAAAGGACTTCCTCTGGCCTTGAAAACAATGGGAAGTCTATTACACAACAAGTCATCTGTTAGGGAATGGGAAAGCATATTGCAGAGCGAGATATGGGAATTTTCAACAGAGTGTAGTGGTATTGTACCGGCTTTAGCACTAAGCTATCACCATCTTCCTTCTCATCTAAAGAGATGTTTTGCTTATTGTGCCTTATTCCCCAAAGATTATGAGTTTGATAAGGAGTGCTTAATACAATTGTGGATGGCTGAAAATTTTCTACAATGTCCTCAACAGGGTAAGAGTCCAGAAGAAGTTGCTGAACAGTACTTCAATGATCTATTATCAAGGTGCTTCTTTCAACAATCAAGTAACATAGAGGGAACACATTTTGTCATGCATGACCTTCTCAACGATTTGGCAAAATATATTTGTGGGGACATTTGTTTCAGATCAGACGATGACCAAGCAAAAGATACACCAAAAGCAACCCGTCATTTTTCAGTTGCAATCAATCACATTCGAGACTTTGATGGGTTTGGAACTCTATGTGACACAAAAAAGTTACGTACTTATATGCCAACAAGTGGCAGAATGAAGCCTGATTCCCGCTACCGTTGGCAGAGTTGGCATTGTAAGATGCCAATACATGAATTGTTGTCCAAGTTTAATTACTTACATATCTTATCTCTGTCTGATTGTCATGACCTAAGAGAGGTGCCTGACTCTATAGGTAATCTTAAATATCTCCGTTCATTAGACTTATCCAATACTGAAATAGTAAAACTACCTGAATCAATATGTTCACTCTACAACTTGCAAATACTGAAGCTGAATTGTTGTGGAAGTTTGAAGGAGCTGCCCTCAAATTTGCATAAACTCACTGATTTGCATCGCCTTGAATTAACATATTCTGGAGTGAGAAAGGTACCAGCACATTTGGGAAAACTGAAGTATCTTCAAGTATTAATGAGTCCGTTTAAGGTTGGCAAAAGTAGGGAGTTCAGTATCCAGCAGCTAGGAGAACTCAATCTTCATGGAAGTCTATTAATTCAGAACCTGCAGAATGTTGAGAATCCCTCAGATGCAATAGCGgtggatttaaaaaataaaacacacctTGTGGAGGTAGAGTTAGAATGGGATTCAGATTGGAACCCTGATGATTCAACAAAAGAAAGGGATGAAATTGTAATCGAGAATCTACAGCCTTCCAAACACTTGGAGAAGTTGAGGATGAGGAACTATGGGGGTAAACAATTTCCAAGGTGGTTATTAAACAATTCATTATTGAATGTGGTATCCTTAACCTTGGAGAACTGTCAATCTTGTCAACGTTTGCCTCCCCTTGGACTTTTGCCATTGCTGAAGGAGCTTTCAATTGAAGGGCTTGATGGGATTGTGAGTATTAATGCTGATTTTTTCGGGAGTAgctcttgttcatttacgtccTTGGAATCTTTGATGTTCCACAGTATGAAGGAATGGGAAGAATGGGAATGTAAAGGTGTGACAGGTGCTTTTCCACGTCTTCAACGCCTTTCTATAGTGCGTTGTCCCAAGCTGAAAG GGCACTTGCCAGAGCAACtatgtcatttaaattatcTAAAGATTTCTGGATGGGACTCTCTAACGACCATTCCGCTAGATATGTTCCCAATACTCAAGGAGCTTGATCTCTGGAAGTGTCCTAATCTACAGAGGATTTCACAGGGGCAGGCTCATAATCATCTCCAGACTCTGAATGTCATAGAGTGCCCCCAATTAGAATCATTGCCTGAAGGAATGCATGTCCTCCTTCCATCTCTTCATCATCTGGTCATATATGATTGTCCAAAAGTTGAAATGTTTCCAGAAGGAGgtttgccatcaaatttaaaagaaatgggTCTCCATGGTAGTTACAAACTTATCTACTTATTGAAAAGTGCCTTGGGAGGCAATCACTCTCTAGAAACCTTAGATATTGGAAGAGTGGATGTTGAGTGTCTTCCTGAGGAAGGTGTACTGCCACACTCTCTTGTTAATCTATGGATAAGGGAGTGTGGAGATCTAAAAAGACTGGACTACAAAGGTCTCTGCCACCTCTCCTCTCTCAAGACATTGCTTCTTTGGGACTGCCCCAGGCTCCAATGCTTACCAGAGGAGGGTCTGCCCAAATCCATTTCAACTTTGAACATTCGGAGGTGTCGGTTGCTCAAACAACGTTGCCGGGAACCCGAAGGCGAAGACTGGCCAAAGATTGCTCACATTGAAGACGTGTATTGTGAATAA